The following proteins come from a genomic window of Lachnoclostridium phytofermentans ISDg:
- a CDS encoding class I tRNA ligase family protein: MHVLKKQIADLKELEEKLPAHETINEEKKPSVTFVFKNLNDRDRAKDILAAGGLRYRTGKTLVPFRLTGNIEWGVPVPGEEDLTFWVWPESLWAPISFIREYLKLQGKAEELWKDYFLHEDSEVYQFIGEDNIYFYGIAEMAMFAVLFSEEVNHIDMAKVKLPMLVANNHILFMDKKASSSSDIKPPMAGELLDYYTDEQLRIHFLSLGLANKSVSFMPQVYLPKEEQIGADPVLKDGNLLTNVFNRLIRSCFYQVQSDFDGKLPLGAVSQEVIDEAKDTILKYEEHMYRHEFHSITYVLDTYIRSMNKRWANGIKMAQESEDKEKLKQLLIDCFHGVRTTSILLHPIAPRGCEMIQEYLKVGKEFFSWEHVFEPLSYFISAEGEHELKYLEPRVDFFAKHPSQFER, from the coding sequence ATGCATGTATTAAAAAAGCAAATCGCGGATTTAAAAGAATTAGAAGAAAAGCTACCAGCGCATGAAACCATCAATGAGGAGAAGAAACCTTCTGTAACTTTTGTATTTAAAAATCTAAATGATAGAGATAGAGCAAAAGATATCTTAGCAGCAGGGGGGCTTCGCTATCGTACTGGTAAAACATTAGTGCCATTTCGCTTAACAGGAAATATCGAATGGGGAGTTCCGGTACCAGGTGAAGAAGATTTAACCTTTTGGGTATGGCCAGAATCTCTATGGGCGCCGATTTCATTTATTAGAGAATATTTAAAACTTCAAGGGAAAGCCGAGGAATTATGGAAGGATTATTTTCTTCATGAGGATAGCGAAGTGTATCAATTTATCGGTGAAGATAATATTTACTTTTATGGAATAGCTGAGATGGCGATGTTTGCAGTTCTCTTTAGTGAGGAGGTAAATCATATTGATATGGCAAAGGTAAAACTTCCAATGCTTGTTGCCAATAATCATATTTTATTTATGGATAAGAAAGCAAGCAGCAGTTCTGATATCAAACCTCCAATGGCTGGTGAACTTCTTGATTATTATACGGATGAGCAACTGAGAATCCATTTTTTAAGTTTAGGATTAGCCAATAAGAGCGTTAGCTTTATGCCGCAGGTATATTTGCCAAAAGAAGAACAGATAGGTGCAGATCCGGTATTAAAAGATGGCAATCTTCTTACAAATGTGTTTAACCGTTTGATTCGTTCCTGTTTTTATCAGGTACAGTCTGATTTCGATGGAAAGCTTCCGTTAGGAGCTGTAAGTCAGGAGGTAATTGATGAGGCGAAGGATACGATTTTAAAATACGAAGAGCATATGTATCGTCATGAGTTTCATAGTATTACGTATGTATTAGACACGTATATTCGTTCTATGAATAAGCGATGGGCGAATGGAATTAAGATGGCACAGGAATCTGAAGATAAAGAAAAATTAAAACAGCTCTTAATTGATTGCTTCCATGGTGTACGTACGACTTCTATATTACTTCATCCTATTGCGCCAAGAGGTTGTGAAATGATACAAGAATATCTAAAAGTCGGGAAAGAGTTCTTTTCTTGGGAGCATGTGTTTGAACCGTTATCTTATTTTATATCCGCAGAAGGAGAACACGAGCTTAAATATTTGGAACCAAGAGTTGACTTTTTCGCGAAGCATCCAAGTCAGTTTGAACGATAA
- a CDS encoding phosphoglycerate kinase, whose protein sequence is MLNKKSVDDINVKGKRVLVRCDFNVPLQEGKITDDTRLVAALPTIKKLINDGGKVILCSHLGKPKGEPKPELSLAPVAEALAKLLSKEVKFAADATVVGENAKAAVAAMNDGDVVLLENTRYRAEETKNGEAFSKELASLCDVFVNDAFGTAHRAHCSNVGITQFVDTAVVGYLMQKEIDFLGNAVNNPVRPLVAILGGSKVSSKISVINNLLDKVDTLIIGGGMAYTFMKALGEEVGNSLLEADYIDYAKEMMEKAKKNGVNLLLPIDTVVAKEFSNDAPSRIVGRGEIEADEEGLDIGPKTCELYADALKSAKTVVWNGPMGVFEMSNYAKGTIAVAQAMADIDATTIIGGGDSAAAVNQLGFGDKMSHISTGGGASLEFLEGKELPGVVAANDK, encoded by the coding sequence ATGTTAAACAAGAAATCAGTTGATGATATCAATGTAAAAGGAAAAAGAGTTTTAGTTCGTTGTGACTTTAACGTACCATTACAAGAAGGAAAGATTACAGACGATACTCGTCTTGTAGCTGCACTTCCTACTATTAAGAAATTAATCAATGATGGTGGAAAGGTTATTCTTTGCTCCCATCTTGGTAAGCCAAAGGGAGAGCCAAAGCCAGAGTTATCCCTAGCTCCTGTTGCAGAAGCTTTAGCTAAATTACTTTCTAAAGAAGTTAAATTCGCTGCAGATGCAACTGTAGTTGGTGAGAATGCAAAGGCTGCTGTTGCTGCTATGAACGATGGAGATGTAGTATTACTTGAGAATACTCGTTACAGAGCAGAAGAGACAAAAAATGGTGAAGCTTTCTCTAAAGAACTTGCTTCCCTTTGCGATGTATTCGTAAATGATGCATTTGGTACAGCTCATAGAGCACATTGCTCTAATGTTGGTATCACACAGTTTGTTGATACAGCAGTAGTTGGTTACTTAATGCAGAAAGAAATCGACTTCTTAGGAAATGCAGTAAATAATCCAGTAAGACCTTTAGTCGCTATCCTTGGTGGTTCTAAAGTTTCTTCTAAGATTTCCGTAATTAACAACCTTCTTGATAAAGTAGATACCCTTATCATCGGTGGTGGTATGGCTTATACTTTCATGAAGGCTCTTGGAGAAGAAGTTGGTAATTCTTTATTAGAGGCTGATTACATCGATTATGCAAAAGAAATGATGGAAAAAGCTAAGAAGAATGGTGTTAACTTATTACTTCCTATCGACACAGTAGTTGCAAAAGAGTTCAGTAACGATGCTCCATCCAGAATAGTTGGCCGTGGAGAAATCGAAGCAGATGAAGAAGGTCTTGATATTGGACCAAAGACTTGCGAACTTTATGCAGATGCTCTTAAGAGTGCTAAGACAGTAGTATGGAATGGACCAATGGGTGTATTCGAAATGTCTAATTATGCAAAGGGTACAATCGCAGTAGCTCAGGCTATGGCTGATATTGATGCTACAACAATCATCGGTGGTGGTGATTCTGCAGCAGCTGTTAATCAGTTAGGATTTGGAGACAAGATGTCTCATATCTCAACAGGTGGCGGTGCTTCCTTAGAGTTCCTTGAAGGCAAAGAGCTTCCAGGTGTAGTAGCAGCTAACGATAAATAA
- a CDS encoding YicC/YloC family endoribonuclease: MLKSMTGFGRCEIDTGERKLIVELKSVNHRYLEISVKLPKKLNFFESGIRNVLKQYISRGKVDVFITYEDYTEGKACVKYNEDIAREYYNGLEKMSRDFGIENDVRASILSRFPDVFTLEDQTMDEQELWDLLEKTVRAAAEKFVETRIAEGEHLLEDIHAKLDGMLAIVEFIEEREPQIVSEYRKKLSDKVKELLGETSIDESVLATEITIFADKICVDEETVRLRAHINNMKSTLNEAVNVGRKLDFIAQEMNREANTILSKANDLAVSNQAIDLKTEIEKIREQIQNIE; encoded by the coding sequence ATGTTAAAGAGTATGACTGGCTTTGGTAGATGTGAGATTGATACCGGGGAACGTAAGTTGATAGTAGAGCTAAAATCTGTCAACCACCGTTACCTTGAGATTTCGGTAAAATTGCCTAAGAAATTAAACTTTTTTGAATCAGGTATTCGAAACGTTCTAAAACAATATATTAGCCGTGGAAAGGTCGATGTATTTATTACATACGAGGATTACACGGAAGGTAAAGCTTGCGTTAAATACAACGAGGATATTGCAAGAGAATACTATAACGGTCTCGAAAAAATGAGCCGGGATTTTGGTATAGAGAATGATGTTAGAGCCTCCATATTATCAAGATTTCCAGATGTTTTTACACTTGAGGATCAGACCATGGATGAACAAGAACTATGGGATTTGCTAGAGAAAACAGTAAGAGCAGCTGCAGAAAAATTTGTGGAGACACGAATCGCAGAAGGCGAGCATTTGTTAGAAGATATTCATGCAAAGTTAGATGGCATGTTAGCGATTGTAGAATTTATCGAAGAAAGAGAACCTCAAATCGTTTCAGAATATCGCAAAAAGCTGTCTGATAAAGTGAAGGAACTATTAGGAGAAACCTCCATTGATGAGAGTGTTTTAGCAACGGAGATTACCATATTTGCTGATAAAATCTGTGTAGATGAAGAAACAGTTCGGTTACGGGCTCATATCAACAATATGAAGAGCACTCTGAATGAAGCAGTAAATGTAGGAAGAAAATTAGATTTTATTGCTCAGGAAATGAACCGTGAAGCTAATACCATCTTGTCGAAGGCGAATGATTTGGCTGTATCGAATCAAGCAATCGATTTAAAAACTGAAATTGAAAAGATACGAGAACAGATACAGAACATTGAGTAA
- the tpiA gene encoding triose-phosphate isomerase encodes MRRKIIAGNWKMNKTPSETVKLIEELKPLVKNDDVDVVFCVPAISLTTAIEAAKGSNISIGAENMFYEESGAYTGEIAPNMLTDIGVKYVIIGHSERREYFAESDITVNKKVLKALEHGITPIICCGESLTQREQGITIDWIRQQIKIAFLNVTAEQAATTVIAYEPIWAIGTGKVATTEQAQEVCAAIRVCIGELYGETTAEAIRIQYGGSVTAASAPELFTQSDIDGGLVGGASLKPDFGQIVNYK; translated from the coding sequence ATGCGTAGAAAAATTATTGCAGGTAACTGGAAAATGAACAAGACTCCAAGTGAGACTGTTAAGTTAATAGAAGAATTAAAGCCATTAGTTAAAAATGATGATGTAGACGTAGTATTTTGTGTACCAGCGATTTCTTTAACAACTGCAATTGAAGCAGCGAAGGGATCAAACATTTCTATTGGTGCTGAGAATATGTTTTATGAAGAGAGTGGTGCTTATACTGGAGAAATCGCTCCTAACATGTTAACTGATATCGGCGTAAAATATGTTATAATTGGACATTCTGAAAGAAGAGAATACTTTGCAGAATCTGATATTACAGTAAATAAGAAAGTATTAAAGGCATTAGAGCACGGAATTACTCCAATTATCTGTTGCGGTGAGTCCTTAACACAAAGAGAGCAAGGAATTACAATAGACTGGATTCGTCAGCAAATTAAAATAGCTTTCTTAAATGTAACAGCAGAGCAAGCAGCAACAACCGTAATTGCTTACGAACCTATTTGGGCAATTGGTACAGGTAAAGTAGCAACAACAGAGCAAGCTCAGGAAGTTTGTGCTGCAATCCGTGTATGTATCGGTGAGCTTTATGGTGAAACAACTGCAGAAGCTATTCGTATTCAGTATGGCGGTAGCGTTACAGCTGCAAGTGCACCAGAATTATTTACTCAATCAGATATCGATGGTGGCTTAGTTGGTGGCGCTAGCTTAAAACCTGACTTTGGACAGATTGTAAATTATAAATAA
- a CDS encoding CobW family GTP-binding protein, which produces MTKIDVISGFLGAGKTTLIKKLLEEALKGEKLVLIENEFGEIGIDGGFLKEAGVEITEMNSGCICCSLVGDFSTALKEVLDTYHPDRIIIEPSGVGKLSDVLKAVSGVLTEDVVLNSYTAVVDVKKCKMYMKNFGEFFNDQIESAKTIILSRTGDISEDKLAASLALIKEHNEKATIVTTPWDKIDGKMILSAIEHQNDLMDTMLSDTGICKSCGHVHDHDHEDCCGHNHDHDHDHEDCCGHDHDHDHDHEDCCGHDHDHDHDHDHHHHHADEVFTSWGMETAHKYEEEELKKVLTTLSEAENLGIILRAKGIVSSMEGEWFHFDLVPGEFEIRHGGADYTGRICVIGSQLDTKAISELF; this is translated from the coding sequence ATGACAAAAATAGATGTTATTTCAGGTTTTCTTGGAGCAGGAAAGACAACCTTAATAAAAAAATTATTAGAGGAAGCCTTAAAAGGTGAAAAACTTGTATTAATAGAAAATGAATTTGGAGAAATCGGTATTGATGGAGGCTTTCTTAAAGAAGCTGGTGTTGAAATTACGGAGATGAATTCTGGATGTATCTGCTGTTCCTTAGTTGGAGATTTTAGTACCGCACTGAAAGAAGTACTTGATACGTATCATCCAGATCGTATTATTATAGAGCCATCTGGTGTAGGAAAACTATCCGATGTATTAAAAGCAGTGTCTGGGGTACTTACCGAGGATGTAGTATTAAATAGCTACACTGCTGTTGTTGATGTGAAGAAGTGTAAGATGTATATGAAAAACTTCGGAGAGTTTTTCAATGATCAGATTGAAAGTGCAAAAACGATTATTCTTAGCCGTACCGGTGATATTTCAGAGGATAAATTAGCAGCTAGCCTTGCGTTAATCAAAGAGCATAATGAGAAGGCTACAATAGTAACAACACCATGGGATAAAATTGATGGCAAAATGATTTTAAGTGCAATTGAACATCAGAATGATTTAATGGATACGATGCTAAGTGATACAGGTATTTGCAAATCATGTGGACATGTCCACGATCATGATCATGAAGATTGCTGCGGACACAACCATGATCACGATCACGACCATGAAGATTGCTGCGGACACGATCATGATCACGATCACGACCATGAAGATTGCTGCGGGCACGATCATGACCATGATCACGACCATGATCATCATCACCACCACGCTGATGAAGTATTTACAAGCTGGGGTATGGAAACAGCGCATAAGTATGAAGAAGAGGAACTTAAAAAGGTACTTACCACCCTTTCAGAAGCAGAGAATCTTGGTATTATCTTACGTGCAAAAGGTATTGTATCATCAATGGAGGGTGAGTGGTTCCACTTTGACTTGGTTCCAGGAGAATTTGAGATCCGTCATGGAGGAGCAGATTACACAGGAAGAATTTGTGTGATTGGAAGCCAGTTAGACACAAAAGCTATCAGTGAGTTATTTTAA
- the lepB gene encoding signal peptidase I, whose amino-acid sequence MEDKEVDGYHDLETEVAHTEGKSSRKRIVFEILIYIVALYFAAFIVPRYILQRTIVVGDSMETSLHNGENLWVEKISYHFDKLKRFDVIVFYPHEKGDDEYYIKRIIGMPGETVQIIGEDIFVNGELLKEDFGKDPIRKPGLAANPITLEEDEYFVLGDNRTVSLDSRYEEVGPVKKENIGGRAIFRLWPLNKMGPIK is encoded by the coding sequence ATGGAAGATAAAGAAGTAGATGGTTATCATGATTTAGAAACTGAAGTGGCACACACAGAAGGAAAGAGTTCGAGGAAACGGATTGTGTTTGAAATCTTAATCTACATAGTGGCCTTGTATTTTGCAGCTTTTATTGTACCAAGATATATACTACAAAGAACAATTGTAGTAGGTGACTCTATGGAAACATCACTGCATAATGGTGAAAATCTATGGGTAGAGAAAATATCTTATCACTTTGACAAATTAAAACGTTTTGATGTGATTGTATTTTATCCTCACGAAAAAGGAGATGATGAATATTATATCAAACGTATTATTGGCATGCCAGGAGAAACAGTTCAAATCATTGGTGAGGATATCTTTGTTAACGGTGAATTACTGAAGGAAGACTTTGGAAAAGACCCAATAAGAAAACCTGGTCTTGCGGCGAATCCAATTACATTAGAAGAGGATGAATATTTTGTACTTGGTGATAATAGAACTGTAAGTCTAGATAGTCGCTATGAAGAAGTAGGTCCGGTGAAAAAAGAAAACATCGGTGGAAGAGCAATTTTTCGTTTATGGCCACTCAATAAGATGGGGCCTATTAAATAA
- a CDS encoding TIGR03943 family putative permease subunit, with the protein MEIPVYLVNGFLESGKSTFVLETMKDPEFTESVRTLLLVCEEGEVEYDEAMLAKLKVDVVVVEDQDEFNEEFLKRCYERYKPQRIMIEYNGMWDTEEFLEMELPEPLEMAQIITLIDASTYQNYMNNFKSIMISQFKYSDTVIVNRCDESTDKLAIRRTIKPVNRKAEIVYESVDGVTTDAGEEVLPFDITADHIDLCDEDYGLWYLHAMDNPKMYQGKTITFRAMVYKTERFPKGAFVPGRFAMTCCADDIAFIGFLCKTDYAGPVAIDQLKNRMWITLTAQVRVEYYKEYHGKGPVLYAKKIEMAEEPKEKLVYFN; encoded by the coding sequence ATGGAGATACCAGTATATTTAGTCAATGGGTTTTTAGAAAGTGGAAAAAGTACATTTGTACTTGAAACAATGAAAGACCCAGAATTTACAGAATCTGTCCGAACCTTACTCCTTGTTTGTGAAGAAGGGGAAGTAGAATATGACGAAGCTATGTTAGCAAAGTTAAAGGTTGATGTGGTTGTAGTAGAGGATCAAGATGAATTTAATGAAGAATTTTTGAAACGTTGCTATGAGCGCTATAAACCTCAGCGGATTATGATAGAGTACAATGGTATGTGGGATACCGAAGAATTTTTAGAGATGGAGTTACCTGAGCCACTTGAAATGGCACAGATCATCACTTTAATCGATGCGTCCACCTACCAAAATTATATGAATAACTTTAAATCCATCATGATTTCACAATTTAAATATTCTGATACCGTAATAGTAAATCGTTGTGATGAATCTACGGATAAGCTTGCAATTAGACGTACCATTAAGCCTGTAAATCGAAAGGCAGAGATTGTATATGAATCTGTTGACGGAGTTACGACCGATGCTGGAGAAGAAGTACTACCATTTGATATTACAGCAGACCACATTGACTTATGTGATGAAGACTATGGACTATGGTATTTGCATGCAATGGATAATCCCAAGATGTATCAAGGGAAAACAATTACATTTCGTGCCATGGTTTATAAAACAGAGCGATTTCCTAAGGGAGCATTTGTCCCTGGTAGATTTGCAATGACTTGTTGCGCAGATGATATTGCATTTATTGGCTTCCTATGTAAGACAGATTATGCGGGTCCAGTAGCTATTGATCAGTTAAAGAACCGTATGTGGATTACGTTAACAGCGCAGGTTCGTGTTGAATACTACAAGGAATATCACGGAAAAGGACCGGTTCTTTATGCGAAGAAGATCGAAATGGCAGAGGAACCAAAAGAAAAATTAGTGTACTTTAATTAA
- a CDS encoding DUF370 domain-containing protein has protein sequence MNKLINIGFGNVVNAGKIISVIRPEAAPVKRMVQNAKDSGSCVDATCGRKCKAVVVMETGQIVLSALLPETIANRVNQRESIESNEVFQAL, from the coding sequence TTGAATAAACTGATTAATATTGGTTTTGGTAATGTAGTAAATGCAGGTAAGATAATTTCTGTAATACGGCCGGAGGCAGCTCCGGTAAAAAGAATGGTTCAAAATGCAAAAGATAGCGGCAGCTGTGTGGATGCAACTTGTGGAAGAAAATGCAAAGCAGTTGTTGTTATGGAAACTGGACAGATTGTGTTGTCAGCATTGCTTCCCGAGACAATTGCAAATCGTGTGAACCAACGAGAGAGCATAGAAAGCAATGAAGTTTTCCAAGCTCTATAA
- the rpoZ gene encoding DNA-directed RNA polymerase subunit omega yields MLHPSYNDLMQVVNSEVEPGEQPVVNSRYSIVLATAKRARQIIDGAEPLTESSCNKPLSIAVEELYKSKVKIVSEDDENENE; encoded by the coding sequence ATGCTACATCCATCTTATAATGACTTAATGCAGGTAGTTAATAGCGAGGTAGAACCAGGCGAACAGCCAGTAGTAAACAGCCGTTATTCTATCGTATTAGCTACAGCAAAGCGTGCTAGACAAATTATTGACGGTGCAGAACCTTTAACAGAAAGTAGTTGCAATAAACCACTTTCTATAGCAGTGGAAGAGCTTTACAAATCTAAAGTAAAGATCGTAAGCGAAGATGACGAAAATGAAAATGAATAA
- the gap gene encoding type I glyceraldehyde-3-phosphate dehydrogenase, with product MAVKVAINGFGRIGRLAFRQMFGAEGYEVVAINDLTSPAMLAHLLKYDSAQGRYDGHTVEAKESSIVVDGKEIKIYAEADASKLPWGTLGVDVVLECTGFYVSKAKSQAHIDAGAKKVVISAPAGDDLPTVVFSVNENTLTAEDTIISAASCTTNCLAPMADTLNKLASIEKGFMTTIHAYTGDQMVLDGPHRKGDLRRARAAACNIVPNSTGAAKAIGLVIPDLAGKLDGAAQRVPVPTGSTTELVAVVNKKVTKNDINAAMKAAASESFGYTEEELVSSDVIGIRYGSLFDATQTKVTELPDGKTLVKIVSWYDNENSYTSQMVRTIKYFAELA from the coding sequence ATGGCAGTAAAAGTAGCAATTAATGGTTTTGGACGTATCGGTCGTCTTGCATTCAGACAGATGTTTGGCGCAGAAGGTTACGAAGTAGTAGCAATCAACGATTTAACAAGCCCAGCTATGTTAGCTCATTTGTTAAAGTATGATTCAGCTCAGGGAAGATATGACGGACACACAGTAGAAGCAAAAGAGTCTTCTATCGTAGTTGACGGTAAGGAAATTAAAATTTATGCTGAAGCAGATGCTTCTAAACTTCCTTGGGGAACACTTGGAGTAGACGTTGTACTTGAATGTACAGGTTTCTATGTATCCAAGGCTAAATCTCAGGCACACATTGATGCTGGTGCTAAGAAGGTTGTTATCTCCGCTCCAGCTGGTGATGATCTTCCTACTGTCGTTTTCAGCGTAAATGAAAATACATTAACAGCTGAAGATACAATCATTTCTGCAGCTTCTTGTACAACAAACTGTTTAGCTCCTATGGCAGATACATTAAACAAGTTAGCTTCAATTGAAAAAGGTTTCATGACTACAATCCACGCTTACACAGGTGATCAGATGGTACTTGATGGACCACACAGAAAAGGCGATTTAAGAAGAGCTCGTGCAGCTGCTTGTAACATCGTTCCTAACAGCACTGGTGCTGCTAAGGCAATTGGTTTAGTTATTCCAGATTTAGCTGGTAAATTAGACGGTGCAGCTCAAAGAGTTCCAGTTCCAACAGGATCTACTACTGAGTTAGTAGCAGTTGTTAACAAGAAAGTAACTAAGAATGACATCAATGCAGCTATGAAGGCAGCAGCTAGTGAATCTTTTGGTTACACAGAGGAAGAGTTAGTATCTTCTGATGTCATTGGAATTAGATATGGTTCTTTATTCGATGCAACTCAGACTAAGGTTACAGAGCTTCCTGATGGAAAGACTTTAGTTAAGATCGTTTCTTGGTACGACAATGAGAATTCTTACACAAGCCAGATGGTAAGAACAATCAAGTACTTCGCTGAATTAGCATAA
- the lepB gene encoding signal peptidase I, whose translation MENDKGMQDGKSFLRQSIETVAYFIIIFVVVLLVQRFLIQPVEVNGSSMEPTLHNNNHVLLEKISYSLSEPKRFDVIVFQPYEDDNELYYIKRVIGLPGETVQIMDSVILINGERLDENYGLENLIKSAGIAGEKIVLGEGEYFVLGDNRNNSKDSRDPSVGVVKQDSILGRAWCTIWPFRDFGIVKHK comes from the coding sequence GTGGAAAACGATAAAGGAATGCAGGATGGTAAATCGTTTTTACGACAATCCATAGAGACGGTAGCTTACTTTATCATTATATTTGTAGTTGTGTTGTTAGTACAGCGTTTTCTAATTCAACCTGTTGAAGTAAACGGAAGTTCCATGGAACCAACTCTCCATAATAATAACCATGTGCTTTTAGAGAAAATTTCGTATAGCCTATCAGAGCCAAAACGTTTTGATGTCATTGTTTTTCAGCCTTATGAGGATGATAATGAGTTATACTATATCAAACGTGTGATTGGATTACCAGGAGAAACAGTGCAAATTATGGATAGTGTAATTCTTATCAATGGAGAACGTTTAGATGAGAATTATGGACTTGAAAATCTCATTAAGAGTGCAGGTATTGCTGGTGAAAAAATCGTCCTTGGAGAAGGTGAATATTTTGTACTTGGTGATAACAGAAATAATAGTAAAGACAGTAGAGATCCAAGTGTTGGTGTAGTAAAACAAGATTCCATATTGGGCCGTGCGTGGTGCACTATATGGCCTTTTAGAGATTTTGGTATAGTAAAACATAAATAG